A genomic segment from Lineus longissimus chromosome 15, tnLinLong1.2, whole genome shotgun sequence encodes:
- the LOC135499923 gene encoding sex-determining region Y protein-like has product MTRSPAHVKRPSNAFFIFRSQFAKLCGDSIKCQQALSKAAAKQWHSLPRDFKQSFVEMAKREKKQHLIDHPGYRYVPQKKNTTPTRSTTHQTQSKRESPKSKSPRESPTAKSTTVKTNENLHKIILKFSNCGQSLQQVQQAQQDGVLPQIDILDEITKYNVDVCLDHNRKTTCDHHDVLLVPEPQPRHADKPTWKQETSSFITRSPEKYQMYKDANIQTSCALDHLDTWTLTIQVVDTIQSCLWWTLSAGVCNWL; this is encoded by the coding sequence atgaccaggTCGCCAGCACACGTCAAGAGACCGAGCAACgcctttttcatatttcgcAGTCAGTTTGCCAAATTATGTGGTGATTCCATAAAGTGCCAGCAAGCGTTATCAAAGGCCGCAGCCAAACAGTGGCACAGTCTTCCCCGAGACTTCAAACAGTCTTTTGTGGAAATGGCCAAGCGAGAAAAGAAACAGCACCTCATCGATCATCCTGGCTATCGGTACGTACCGCAAAAGAAGAATACTACTCCTACCAGATCAACAACGCATCAAACACAATCAAAGCGGGAGTCGCCCAAGTCTAAATCGCCACGAGAATCTCCCACGGCCAAGTCGACAACTGTGAAGACCAACGAAAACCTGCACAAGATTATACTCAAATTCAGTAACTGCGGACAATCACTGCAACAGGTACAACAGGCACAGCAAGACGGTGTTCTTCCCCAAATTGACATTCTAGACGAGATCACCAAGTATAACGTTGACGTTTGTCTGGATCATAACAGAAAAACCACCTGTGACCACCACGACGTTCTACTCGTACCGGAGCCTCAGCCGCGCCACGCCGACAAACCCACTTGGAAACAAGAAACCAGTTCTTTCATCACGCGCTCACCAGAAAAGTATCAGATGTACAAGGACGCCAATATTCAGACTTCCTGCGCACTAGATCATCTTGACACTTGGACACTCACTATCCAGGTGGTGGACACTATCCAGAGTTGTCTGTGGTGGACACTATCCGCGGGTGTCTGCAATTGGTTATAG